A portion of the Physeter macrocephalus isolate SW-GA chromosome 15, ASM283717v5, whole genome shotgun sequence genome contains these proteins:
- the LOC112066406 gene encoding thymosin beta-10-like, whose translation MADKPDMVEIAGFDKAKLKTMETQEKNTLPTKETTEHEKQAK comes from the coding sequence ATGGCAGACAAGCCCGACATGGTGGAAATTGCCGGCTTCGATAAGGCCAAGCTGAAGACCATGGAGACGCAGGAGAAGAACACCCTGCCAACCAAAGAGACCACTGAGCACGAGAAGCAAGCGAAGTGA